The sequence CTAAAATAGATTCAAAATGGTCGGGGGAGTCTATGCCCATTACCAATATAACATGGTATGATGCGGTAGACTATTGTGAATGGTTAAAATATATAACTGGGAAAAGATATCGATTACCCACTGAGGTAGAGTCTGAGTTTGCAGCCAAAGGAGGGAATAAGTCTAAACAATTTAAATATGCAGGATCTGATTTTATAGAAAAAATCGGATGGGTAAAGCAAAAGGGACAAACGGATATTCGTAGAGTGGGTTCAGCTTATCCCAATGAATTGGATATTTATGATATGAGTGCTAATGTTTTTGAATGGTGTTCTGACTGGCATAATTTCGGTTGGAATCAAGAAATGCAAAAATGTAATTTAGAAAACAGAAAAATGGGGGGACCTGATAAGGGGCTCTATAAAATTATTAGATGTGGTGGTAATGAAGATCCACAAAAATCCAGCGTTATATCGAAGATGAAAGTATTGCCCAATATGAAATACGCGGACTTGGGCTTTAGAATTGTCATGAATCCCTCTTAATTATTTGTAGAAAATATCATACCCAAATCGAATTAAAGTGGCAGCTACAACAATTAAAAAGAAAATACGGATGAACTGATTGCCCTTATATATAGCCAGTTTAGCACCTAATATACCTCCAACTGCATTACAAATGGCCATGGGAATGGCTACAGACCAGAGGATGGAGCCTTTTAGCAGGAAAAGGCTGATAGAGCCAAGGTTGGTAGCAAGATTGATAAGTTTGGCATGTGTACTAGCTTTTAAAAAATCAAATCCAAGAATGCCAATAAATGCCATGATAAAAAAGCTTCCTGCTCCGGGGCCAATAAACCCATCATAAAATCCAATCACCACACTAATCAATATGGTATATCTCCATTCTTTTTTGGGGGACAATGGCTCTCTGTTGCTTTGTCCAAAGCTTTTTTTTGTATAAGTATACAATGCAACCAGACATAGTACAATAAAAATAACCGGCTTCATATATTGGTTGCTGATAACAGAAAGCAATTGAGAACCACTGAATGCGGCAGAGAAGGCAATGGCGCACATGATTCCAACCTGCTTCCAGTTAACAGCTACCTTTTTAAGGTATTGTCTGGCTGCAAAAGCCGTTCCTGTAAAGGCAGGAATTTTAAGCGATCCCACTACCGTTCCTACTGCATATTGTGGTAGGAGTATTAAGCCGGCAGGCAATTGTATTAATCCGCCGCCCCCAACAATTGCATCTACAAATCCGGCAAGAAAAGCAAAAAAACACAATAAGGCAATGATTTCAATTTCCATTATTGTTTCATTTTTTTATGTGTAAGATTGGCTATAACCAAACCTGCAATTACCAGTATCCCACTAGCCAAATGAATTAACGTCATTTTTTCTCCTAATAGAAATACTGCTTCCAGTGTACTGAAAACCGGTATCAGATTTCCGAATAAAACAGTTTTCCCTGCTCCCAGTTTTGCTATAGCCAGATTCCAGCACCAGAATGCCAAAACAGAAGTGCCAATTCCTAAATACAGAATAGAGCCAAATAATTCCGGAGACCAGTTTGTATATGTACCAGCAAATTGTTGTTCAATAATAAAAAATGGAAAAAGCATCAATGTGCCTAAACAAAAAATAATCCAGAGAAAAGATAAGGGACTGATGTTGGAAGGTTTCTTTCTGACAAGAATATTATATATAGCAAATGCAAAAGCCCCTGCTAAAATCCAGGCATCTCCAATTGAAAACTGAAAATGTCTTAGCACATCCAAGCTTCCCTTTGAAATCAAAAGAACTATCCCCATGATCGAAATCAACATCCCGATAATTCTGAAAAACCCCAGTCGCTCTTTCAGGAATAAAACCGCCAGGGCTGTAGCAAAAATGGGAGAGGAAGTGGTTCCAATCAACGCCATATTAATGGCGGTAGTATAATGTCCGGCAACATATACAAATGTGTTGAACAAAGCAATTCCCGTAAAAGACAAAATCAACAAAATTTTCCAGTTAATTTTCATAAAGGAATATTCTGCTTTTACTTTTTGAATGGCAAAAGGGAAAAGCACAATGGTAGCACAACCCCAGCGATAAAAAGCAAGGCTGATAGGCCCAATATTATCACTGGCTTTTCTGGCTATAATAAAATTACCAGACCACAAAAGGGTAGCAGCAATGGCCAGCAAAACGCCATCTCTTGTATGAGTATTCCCTTTCGCTTGCATGGATTATTTAGCGCCTGCAAATTGATGATTAAAGTCTCCCTTGATTCTTTCCATTGGAGGATTGAAATATCCGAATTTTACAGAGGGGAACTCTTCGTGAATCAGATCCATTAATTGTTTTACACCCAGCATATCTCCTGTTTCACCCATACCAATTTTACCCATATACCAGTCTGGATCAATATTGAAATTTCTCCATTGAATCATATTCAATTCTGTTTCGGCAATCAATTTTCTGAGTGCTTCATATTCAGCTTCACTGTCCGTAATTCCCGGAAATACAAAGTAATTGATACTTGTCCAGCCGCCGTACCTGCGAACTACTTTCAGGCTTTCAACTATGTCTTCAAACGCATAGTTGTTAGGTCTGTAATAGGCTTCGTAAATATGTTTCTGAGCAGAATTGGTACTGACCCTGATACTGTTTAAACCTGCTTTGCAAAGTTCTTCTACTGCAGCGGGTTTAGATCCATTCGTATTAATATTAATACTTCCATTGTTGGTATGCTTTCTGATTTCAATAATAGACTGTTTGATGGTTTCCCACATCAGTAAGGGTTCGCCCTCACATCCCTGACCAAAACTGATTATAGGGAAGGGCGCATTGATTAAGTGAGGAACAGTGAACTCTACAATTTCTTCAGCACTTGGTTTGAATGTTAACCGGTCCTGTGTACTTACAATGGTTTCTTCTTCCGGCTGAAAAGAAATACAGCCAATACAGTTGGCATTGCAGGCGGGAGAAGTAGGTACCGGACATTCCCATCTGCCCAGCGAAAAGTTTCTTGCAGCCGGACAATGATAAGTCATACAGCAGTTTTCCATCAAATGCTTCACCAATCTGTTTTCCGGATATGCTTTAAGTAAATGGGCTGTCCCCAATTCAATAGCATCCGAATCAAATCCTGCTGCTTCCTGTCGGATATCTTTTTCAATTCTTACAGCCGGAACATAGTTTTTGTCGTTCATCCAACCAACCGCTGTATAACAGAAAAGTGGTAATGTTGGTGCATCTGGCATGGTTTCATAGGCTGCTATAAATAGTCCTGTATAGGCAGGTGGTATAAATGCAGCAACTGCCCATCCTTTTTCACAAAGTCTCATTTCACCAGTTTGCACATCAACCCCAATACCTCTTCTTCCAGGTAATTCATATAAATTACCTCCCTGTGGTAATTCTATCCACTGATTGGGTTCAACAGGAAACGCATCCCATCCGGCACGACCTACTGCATAGAGTGTTTCATCTTCAAATATATTTCCTTCGCCGTCGGAATATAGCAGGTATGGACTAGTTTGCATGAGTCGTTTTTTCTAAGTTTAATTTGGCATAGGTGTTGAATTCATGTTCTAATGCCTCTGTGGTATTGGATTCCAATTCTTTTTGTAGCAGCTGATTGTTTTTGAAATCGATGGTTAACAAACCATCTTTCAAAACCACATTATTCAGTTCAGACCAACTATACCTTTTTTTGGGGAAACTATTTTTTACAATTTCGTTCTCATCAAAGGCAATCTCTTCTGGAAACTTGACTTGTTTTTCTAGCATCGCAGCCAGTAAGTAAACCCATGCAATCCAAATTCCATCGGGTAAGGAATACCAACCTACGGCTCCAATTAATAAACCAAATCGATAATAAGGCGGTACCCCTCTTTTATTTTGCCAGATACAGTAAACCAGCCAGGCAAGTACCATGGCTGCAAAAACAAAACTTGCAACCCCTCTGCTAAAAGCTGTAAAGTAAGCTCCTATAAAAGCAATAGCAGCAATCAGCAACATGATTTGACTTACTAAGTCAACAGATGCAAAACTTCTTTTTTTCAGGACAATGATATAGTCGTAGGTTTTCATAATACCATCAAGTTACAAAGTCTCCACAAGATTCTTGCACCCACATTGCTGTCCCAGTCTGTCTGGCCAACGCCAATTTCAACCAGATCAAATCCAATCAGTTCTCTGCCGCTTTGTTTTATCTTTTTTAACAGGTAAATAATTTCTTCCGTTTCAAAACCTCCCGGTACAGGCGTTCCCGTGTTGGGGCAAAGTTTTCTGTCTAATCCATCTATATCAAAACTGATATACACTTTTTCTGGTAAGTGTGCAATGATTTCATCAGCCAGTTTACCCCAAGATTCACCTTCAAATTGCCTTTCCTTAATGTTCTTATCAAAATAGGTAATAACCCGGAAATTGCTGTTACAGATATAATCCCATTCCTGTTCACAGTAATCGCGGATTCCAACCTGCACCAGTTTGCTGATTTCGGGTATTTCCTTCAGTGCATTATGCATGATAGAAGCGTGCGAATAAGTAAAGTCTTCATACTTTTCTCTTAAATCGCAATGTGCATCAATCTGAATAATGCCGAATGGGCCGTGCTTTTCAGCAAGTGCTTTCATTAACCCCAAGGGAGTACTATGATCACCACCTAAAATTCCAACCAATTTTCCTTTATCCAGTAGGGCTTTGCTTTGTTCGTAAACCCAATTGTTCAGATAAACACTTCCTTCGTTAATTTCCTTAAGGCTTTTGCACATGAACTTGTTTTTGATCAGTTCTGCACCTTGGGAAATATAGTCGATATACAGCTCGGCTTCTTTTCTGAGATAATCCCCTTTAAGTAATAATTTTTTGTCGATTTCTTTCATGAAGAAACCTTTTTTCCAGCCGGCATCACCATCCATATCCAATAAGTCTACCTGCATGCTGCTTTTAAAAACATGTTCAGCAGCCCTAGCTGTTCCTGCACCGTAGCTTACGGTTACCTCCCAAGGAACAGGAAGGATTACAACGCTTGATTCTTCTTCGGTGAAGGGTAGCCCAAAAATATTGTTATTGGGGTTGGCAACCGCATTGGGGTTAAAGCCAGATAAGTCTGTCATATTGAGCAGTGTTGAAAACGGGGTGCAAGTTAGGTGCTAATTGTTAAAACCACACTATTTTATCGATTATCTGGGCTCAAAATGCCTATTAAATGACACAAACAGGCTGCGGAAGGGTAAAAAAGAGACAAAATAGAGCAAATAAAGAGGTAATGCGGAAAAATGCAGTCCATTATTGTATGCATCTACCATCGCAAAAAGCGGGATGAACCACTTGTATCTGTTTAAGATATATTCCATGCGCTTAGGCGCAAAACACAGGGGTAAAGCGGGAACCCACCAAATGAAGTTGTAATATATTTCTCCAGTAGTGCCCAGGTATGATAAATTGAACATATACAAAAACACAGTAGTTATCATTAGTAAACCTCTTATGGGAATAAAGAATGCGGCAATCACAAAACTGGAGCTGGCAACACTTAGGATTCCACTTATTTTGTTTCCAAACAATAGCAATGGTTGTTGATCGGCGCACTGATATGGGAGTTGCTGCAATAGCAGCATAGTTCCGAAAACAAGGAAAAGGGATCCAAGCAGAATGCGGGCAACAAAAAGTCTGAAATCTTCCCCATTTTCTATTGTATTTTCTGAATTTTCAGACATGTTATGCTATTGTATAAGGTTAAAAATTTTAACAGGACACAAGTAACAACAATTCATTGAACCTATTGTTTTTAAGTTACCTTTGTGCCACAATTCAGATCATGAAAACAACGCATATCATTATTCTTGTATTAATTGCCGCGGCCATAGCTGTGCTGGTTCAGTACAGCGGTGACCTGACAACTTATGAAACCATAGCTTCTGCCAAAGAAAAGGAAGGAAAGTTTGTAAACTTAATAGCAAAGCTAGACACAACGCAGGCAATAGAATACGATGCTGTTAAGAACCCTAATTATCTTAGTTTCACTGCTATTGACACATTGGGTAATTCAATAAAAGTGGTATATCATGATACCAAGCCCACCGATATGGAAAAAAGTGAGAGAATTGTTTTGAAAGGGAAGGTTCAAAATAATCAGTTTGAGTGTGAACATATCTTATTGAAATGTCCATCCAAATACAAGGACGATCCCAGCGCTATGCAGAAACAGCTGCAAACTTCTAATTAACTTATATTCTATACCATAAGCTAACTTCATGAATTATATTGGAGAACACCTGTTGCCGGGTCAGATAGGACATTTTTTTGCAGTCCTGAGTTTAGTTGCTTCTTTGTTGGCAACTTTTGCTTTTTATAAAGCTTCCAGTGTTGCAACGGAAGAACAAAAATCTTGGAAGATACTGGCCCGATGGTCATTCGCAGTTGAGTCAGTAAGTATCCTGGTATTGTTTGGTTCATTGTATTACATCATTTCCAATCATCTTTTCGAATACAAATATGCATACACGCACAGCGATTTAAGCTTGCAGTTCGAATACCTGCTAAGTTGTTTCTGGGAAGGGCAGGAAGGTAGTTTTATGTTGTGGAGTTTCTGGCATTGTGTATTGGGATGGATGATTATTTGGAAAGGCGGCAAGTGGGAAGCTCCCGTAATGACTGTTATTGGATTTGCACAGTTTTTTATGGCAACTATGTTATTGGGAATATATTTCTTTGGAGCAAAAGTGGGTATAAGTCCGTTTGCACTTTTAAGGAATGAGATGGATGCCCCTATTTTTAGTCAGCCCAATTATCTAGAATTCATAAAAGACGGAACGGGTTTAAATACCTTATTGCAGAACTATTGGATGGTAATTCATCCGCCGATTCTTTTTCTTGGATTCGCTTCTACCATTGTTCCATTTGCTTATGCAATGGCAGGACTTGCTAAAAAAGATCATGATTGGGTAAAGCCAGCGTTGCCATGGGCTTCTTTTTCCGCAGCAGTTTTAGGAACGGGTATCATGATGGGGGGGGCATGGGCGTATGAAAGTTTATCTTTCGGAGGATACTGGGCCTGGGATCCGG is a genomic window of Sediminibacterium sp. TEGAF015 containing:
- a CDS encoding sulfite exporter TauE/SafE family protein, with protein sequence MEIEIIALLCFFAFLAGFVDAIVGGGGLIQLPAGLILLPQYAVGTVVGSLKIPAFTGTAFAARQYLKKVAVNWKQVGIMCAIAFSAAFSGSQLLSVISNQYMKPVIFIVLCLVALYTYTKKSFGQSNREPLSPKKEWRYTILISVVIGFYDGFIGPGAGSFFIMAFIGILGFDFLKASTHAKLINLATNLGSISLFLLKGSILWSVAIPMAICNAVGGILGAKLAIYKGNQFIRIFFLIVVAATLIRFGYDIFYK
- a CDS encoding agmatinase family protein — encoded protein: MTDLSGFNPNAVANPNNNIFGLPFTEEESSVVILPVPWEVTVSYGAGTARAAEHVFKSSMQVDLLDMDGDAGWKKGFFMKEIDKKLLLKGDYLRKEAELYIDYISQGAELIKNKFMCKSLKEINEGSVYLNNWVYEQSKALLDKGKLVGILGGDHSTPLGLMKALAEKHGPFGIIQIDAHCDLREKYEDFTYSHASIMHNALKEIPEISKLVQVGIRDYCEQEWDYICNSNFRVITYFDKNIKERQFEGESWGKLADEIIAHLPEKVYISFDIDGLDRKLCPNTGTPVPGGFETEEIIYLLKKIKQSGRELIGFDLVEIGVGQTDWDSNVGARILWRLCNLMVL
- a CDS encoding cytochrome c maturation protein CcmE; this encodes MKTTHIIILVLIAAAIAVLVQYSGDLTTYETIASAKEKEGKFVNLIAKLDTTQAIEYDAVKNPNYLSFTAIDTLGNSIKVVYHDTKPTDMEKSERIVLKGKVQNNQFECEHILLKCPSKYKDDPSAMQKQLQTSN
- a CDS encoding DMT family transporter, which codes for MQAKGNTHTRDGVLLAIAATLLWSGNFIIARKASDNIGPISLAFYRWGCATIVLFPFAIQKVKAEYSFMKINWKILLILSFTGIALFNTFVYVAGHYTTAINMALIGTTSSPIFATALAVLFLKERLGFFRIIGMLISIMGIVLLISKGSLDVLRHFQFSIGDAWILAGAFAFAIYNILVRKKPSNISPLSFLWIIFCLGTLMLFPFFIIEQQFAGTYTNWSPELFGSILYLGIGTSVLAFWCWNLAIAKLGAGKTVLFGNLIPVFSTLEAVFLLGEKMTLIHLASGILVIAGLVIANLTHKKMKQ
- a CDS encoding radical SAM protein encodes the protein MQTSPYLLYSDGEGNIFEDETLYAVGRAGWDAFPVEPNQWIELPQGGNLYELPGRRGIGVDVQTGEMRLCEKGWAVAAFIPPAYTGLFIAAYETMPDAPTLPLFCYTAVGWMNDKNYVPAVRIEKDIRQEAAGFDSDAIELGTAHLLKAYPENRLVKHLMENCCMTYHCPAARNFSLGRWECPVPTSPACNANCIGCISFQPEEETIVSTQDRLTFKPSAEEIVEFTVPHLINAPFPIISFGQGCEGEPLLMWETIKQSIIEIRKHTNNGSININTNGSKPAAVEELCKAGLNSIRVSTNSAQKHIYEAYYRPNNYAFEDIVESLKVVRRYGGWTSINYFVFPGITDSEAEYEALRKLIAETELNMIQWRNFNIDPDWYMGKIGMGETGDMLGVKQLMDLIHEEFPSVKFGYFNPPMERIKGDFNHQFAGAK